The window TaagtatgccatccaaaccgttcataagacgATCCCCACAACAATAAAGGGGGAAAAAAtttatcattttgatccaaagcttcttttGGCCCGGTGAGGCTTCAATGGTTGAAGTTCagttcccactatttcttgtaatgtggacCATTTGAGTCTTAAAGCTAGCTTATTTTTGAGTTGTTAATGTAACATGTTccggagaaactgatggacggagtggatttaacaaaGACATTGCACAGGGCCTCACAGGGCTTGGTGTTGCAGGAACTCCCTAGTCCAGTGTTGCAGAACTGGCCCAAAGCTAAAAACCAGCTACAACAACCAGAACTCCCAAATGCATGCACCCAACCCCACTTCTCTCCCCAATATAAACCCCACCCTCACTCCATTCCCACTCGCCCACAGCGAAACAAGAAAAACACCCACAGCGAAAATGTCTCCTGTCCCAGCTTTCTCTCCTACACTAATCTCCAAATCCACCGTCTATCCCACCCAAAAATCCACCCTCCAAAACCTCAGACTCTCAGTCTCAGACCTTCCTATGCTCTCCTGCCAATACATCCAGAAAGGCGTCTTACTCACCCGCCCTTCCATACCGTCGGACGCCCTTATCTCTATCCTCAGACGCGGCCTGTCCGAAACCCTCTCCCACTTCCCTCCCCTCGCCGGCCGTCTGACAACCGATCCCGACGGCCACATCCACATCTCCTGCAACGACGCTGGTGTCGACTTCGTCCACGCCAATGCCGGAAACCTGACACTCTTCGACGTCCTGTACCCTGTCCACGTGCCGGATTCCGTCAAGGGGTTTTTCTCCTTCGCGTTTGACGGCACCGTCAGTTATGACGGCCATTTCCGCCCGTTGCTCGCCGTCCAGGTGACGGAGCTGGCTGACGGCGTCTTCGTCGGCTGCGCCGTTAATCATGCTGTCACCGACGGGACGTCGTTCTGGAACTTCTTCAATGCGTTCGCCGAGGTCTGCAGGGGCGCGAAGTGGATCTCGAGGCTGCCGGATTTCAGCCGGAACTTCTTCGGCGAGTCGACGGCGGTGTTGAGGTTCCCGGACGGAGCCCCGACAGCGATATTCTCCGGCAACGGACCGTTGCAGGAGCGGATCTTCCATTTCAGCAGGGAATCCATCCTCGAGCTGAAGTCGCGAGCTAACGGACGTAAACAGCTGGGAGATAACGGCGTCAACATGGCGGAGATTCTGGGAAAGGAAAGCCACGACGATCCCCGGATCAGTAACGGAAAGATAACGTCCGTCTTGCAGAGCCTTCTACGAAGCAGCCTCTGGAAACATCAAGATCCGCAGGATCGAACGGCAGAGATCTCGTCTTTCCAAGCGCTCTCCGCGCAGCTGTGGCGATCCATCACGCGCGCGAGGAAGCTACCTGCAGCTGCCGATACCACGTTCCGGATGGCGGTGAACTGTCGCCACAGGATCGAGCCACGTGTTGAGCCGCTGTACTTCGGGAACGCGATCCAGAGCAACCCGACTGTCGCTTCTGTAGGGGAAGTCCTGTCTCGGGACTTGAAGTGGTGCGCGGACCTTTTAAATAAGAACATTGCGGCGCACGGGGACGCTAAGGTGCGCCGGGGGGTGGAGGATTGGGAGAGAGACCCGAAATGCTTCCCGCTGGGAAACTTCGACGGGGCGTCCATCACGATGGGGAGCTCGACCCGATTTCCAATGTACGATAACGAtttcgggtggggcccacccatggcgGTACGTAGCGGTCGGGCGAATAAGTTCGATGGGAAGATATCGGCGTTTCCGGGTCGGGAAGGAGGTGGGAGCGTGGAGCTGGAGGTGTGCTTGAAGCCCGATACGATGCGCGCGCTCGAGGCCGATACAGAGTTCATGCAGTACGTTACGAGGATAGCGTAACGGTACCGGTCATGTTGGGAGGTTTGGCCTCATCCGAGAATAGAAGAGTCATTTGATCATCTGTCAGAGTGTGATAATTGATACACTTGCGCTTaaatttgtacacgtggcatgcttgTAAGTTCAAAATATGCTGTCcgattcgtggggcccaccttaggtaGGACATTATCCAAACTCATGTTGAGTGAATGAACCTGACAGCTCTGATTAATGAACTTTTGGTTATTGGATATAGACCGTTGACTCGTTTTCATAACAGTTGGAACGTTATATCTTTCagttaattgttttattttaagtggggtccacaaagaagGTTTTGATTTTAGTGAATCGTAATGCACGTGGGTAAATGTTTTAGTGCGGGAGTATGAAGCAATGAACTGTGGTAGAGTATCAAAAGTCTTTCTCTGTTATAACTTACCATGATAAGAGGCGTTTTGTACAATGGATAGTATGCATGCACTCAGAATCCATGAGTATATCATATAATTAAAAGCTGTTCAGGTTGTAGGACCCATTTTAGATTTGTTGGCTAAGCTAAGAAACGGTTTCAAATCGTTACCGTAAAAACCAAATTGACCTACTACATGATAAATCTATGAGGGGGACTAGTACGATGCTGGCCAAGAATCGCTCGGATAAGCTCACCGAACCACCAACATACCGGCTACATAGGTGAGCTGAGCTGAACACCCCGGAGAGACCCAAGAATTGAGCTCCGAAAAAAGTCTCATCTGCTAAGTTGAATTGCTCAGATTCATAGCTAGGTTATAAAACTTGCCGATCGATCTGATCAGACTGACATCAATATCGGATGAAAGATATTTGGAAGAAATCTCGCATCGTATCAAGTAAGAATTGACCTAATGAAATTCTAGCCAAATATCACACCGATTGAgacaaaattaaatatatactTGGAAGCAGATCCTCACTCAAATATAAATCTTACAGCATATCTGACAGTGTCTACTCAGATATGCACTCTCTTAAATATCTTATCAATACATCTCTTGTCATAAGGGAATGCATGCACAAAAATTCACATTTCCCGCTCCACCCTAATTTGGCTTAACCTATCtcacttaagcatcggagggtcctcggTCACAACTACCGCCCCATTATTCTTTATTATTAGCTAGTCCAAATATTTGAGTGCCTATAGATGTAACTGCAAGCCTAAATTCAAGTGATAACACAAATATAATTGACATCCTAGTTAACTAGCATGTTGCTTGACATttaatgaatggttaagatgaaaAGGAGAACAATATACTAATACCAAGCAAATATATTTTCATCAATGGTTAGGAATTATTGAATTAATCTAATTTTA of the Magnolia sinica isolate HGM2019 unplaced genomic scaffold, MsV1 ctg349, whole genome shotgun sequence genome contains:
- the LOC131236281 gene encoding protein ENHANCED PSEUDOMONAS SUSCEPTIBILITY 1-like; protein product: MSPVPAFSPTLISKSTVYPTQKSTLQNLRLSVSDLPMLSCQYIQKGVLLTRPSIPSDALISILRRGLSETLSHFPPLAGRLTTDPDGHIHISCNDAGVDFVHANAGNLTLFDVLYPVHVPDSVKGFFSFAFDGTVSYDGHFRPLLAVQVTELADGVFVGCAVNHAVTDGTSFWNFFNAFAEVCRGAKWISRLPDFSRNFFGESTAVLRFPDGAPTAIFSGNGPLQERIFHFSRESILELKSRANGRKQLGDNGVNMAEILGKESHDDPRISNGKITSVLQSLLRSSLWKHQDPQDRTAEISSFQALSAQLWRSITRARKLPAAADTTFRMAVNCRHRIEPRVEPLYFGNAIQSNPTVASVGEVLSRDLKWCADLLNKNIAAHGDAKVRRGVEDWERDPKCFPLGNFDGASITMGSSTRFPMYDNDFGWGPPMAVRSGRANKFDGKISAFPGREGGGSVELEVCLKPDTMRALEADTEFMQYVTRIA